The Desulfovibrio sp. G11 region ATGGTGCAGATCCACCAGAGGTTCGGCCTTGATAGCCATGAACTGGGTATAGTCCGACGGCGCCACGCTGAGCACCCGGGCAACAGGTATACCCTTGGGATATTTGCCGTCCAGGCCAGAAGTAATGAGGATTTCGCCCTCGTTTACCCTGATTGCGCGCTGTACGAAATTGACTTCAAGGGGCTGCCCGGTTCCCTGTCCGGCCAGGATGCCGGGGGCGCGGCTTTCTTGCGAAAATACGGCAATGCGGCTGCCGGGATCTGTGAGCAGCAGGGCGATGGCGCTGTGGGCGCTGGCCTTGAGTACGCGGCCCACAAGGCCAAGGTGGGTCACAAGGGGGGTACCGGGCCTGCCGCCTGTGCTGTAGCCCCGGCTGATGGTCACACTGTCGAGAACGGCATTGGGGCCCATGCGGCCGGAAAGCACACGCGCACCCAAGGGCCGCCAGCTCTGGTCCACCGGAAGCTGTATGAGGGCGCGCAGACGCTTGAGCTCGGCCATGTCTTCGCCGTTGGCCAGCAGCCGGGCTTCCATTTCATCAACGCGCTGCCGGAGTATTTCGTTTTCTTCGCGCACGGCCACAAGGTCGAA contains the following coding sequences:
- the mreC gene encoding rod shape-determining protein MreC, giving the protein MTLRRIIILAGILLILFLAMYSWNQRTRALDNLAAEVGLELAGAVLKPLRAVQDSAQDMWDRYFDLVAVREENEILRQRVDEMEARLLANGEDMAELKRLRALIQLPVDQSWRPLGARVLSGRMGPNAVLDSVTISRGYSTGGRPGTPLVTHLGLVGRVLKASAHSAIALLLTDPGSRIAVFSQESRAPGILAGQGTGQPLEVNFVQRAIRVNEGEILITSGLDGKYPKGIPVARVLSVAPSDYTQFMAIKAEPLVDLHHLEEVLLLEPTGVAPPPDLGAPPKEIHGPPTPGRPAP